From the genome of Papaver somniferum cultivar HN1 chromosome 2, ASM357369v1, whole genome shotgun sequence, one region includes:
- the LOC113349644 gene encoding cullin-1-like: protein MDRPVISLDHGWGLMQTGITKLIKILEGLPEPQFNSDSYMMLYTTCYNMCTQKPPHDYSQQLYEKYKEAFENYINETVLPSLREKHDEFLLRELEKRWINHKIMVRWLSRFFFYLDRYFIARRSLPPLNDVGLLCFRKLVYEEINVRAREAVISLINQEREGEQIDRALLKNVLAIFVDIGMGNMECYVNDFETELLSDTAGYYTRKASNWIQEDSCPEYMIKAEECLKREKDRVTHYLHSSTEEKLIEQVQEQLLSKVSQQLLEKEHSGCYALLREDKTEDLTRMYDLFSKIPKGLDPVSLMFKQHVTSEGIAVVNQAEEAANSRKENRNVSGSQEQMFIRKVIDLHEKYMLYVTTCFAGHTLFHKALKEAFEVFCNKVIAGSSSAELLSNFSDNILKKGGSEKLDDDVIEDTLDKVVKVLAYISDKDLFAEFYRKKLARRLLFGTSANDDHERSILSKLKQQCGGQFTSKMEGMVTDLQLAKDNQSEFEEFQKSNAHAHPGIDLTVTVLTTGFWPSYKSLDLNLPSEMVKCVEVFKEFYQTKTKHRKLTWQYSLGTCNVVGKFQKKPIELVVTTYQASLLLLFNLSDKLTYSEILSQLNLSDDDVVRLLHSLSCAKYKILAKEPNTKTISQKDSFMFNAEFTDKMRRIKVPLPPVDEKKKVIEDVDKDRRYAIDASIVRIMKSRKVMPYHQLLSECVDQLNRMFKPDFKIIKKRVEDLITRDYLERDEDNPNTFRYLA, encoded by the exons ATGGATCGTCCAGTGATTTCACTGGACCATGGATGGGGACTTATGCAGACCGGGATTACAAAGCTTATTAAGATTTTGGAAGGTCTTCCGGAACCACAATTCAACTCAGATAGTTACATGATGCTGTATAC AACATGTTACAATATGTGTACACAGAAACCTCCTCATGACTATTCTCAGCAGCTTTATGAAAAGTACAAAGAAGCATTCGAGAACTACATAAATGAAACG GTGTTGCCATCTTTGAGAGAGAAGCATGACGAGTTTTTGTTGAGAGAACTTGAGAAGAGGTGGATAAATCATAAGATTATGGTCAGGTGGCTTTCACGATTTTTCTTTTACTTGGATCGTTACTTCATTGCTCGAAGATCACTTCCACCACTTAATGATGTTGGACTTCTTTGCTTCCGCAAACTG GTGTACGAGGAGATCAATGTTCGTGCTAGAGAAGCTGTTATCTCGCTG ATTAATCAAGAGCGTGAAGGAGAGCAAATTGACCGAGCTTTGCTCAAGAATGTTCTAGCTATTTTTGTCGATATTGGGATGGGAAATATGGAATGTTATGTAAATGACTTTGAAACAGAGTTGCTATCTGATACAGCCGGTTATTATACCCGAAAGGCTTCTAACTGGATTCAAGAAGATTCTTGTCCAGAATACATGATAAAG GCTGAAGAATGTTTGAAGAGAGAAAAGGATAGGGTTACTCACTATCTGCACTCTAGCACGGAGGAGAAGTTAATTGAG CAAGTACAAGAGCAACTGCTGAGTAAGGTTTCCCAACAACTTCTTGAAAAGGAGCACTCCGGGTGTTATGCGCTGCTAAGAGAGGACAAG ACTGAGGATCTTACAAGGATGTATGATCTCTTTTCTAAAATCCCTAAAGGCTTGGACCCTGTTTCCCTTATGTTTAAACAG CATGTTACTTCTGAGGGTATAGCAGTGGTCAATCAGGCAGAAGAGGCAGCAAATAGCAGAAAG GAGAATCGAAATGTATCGGGCTCGCAAGAGCAG ATGTTTATCAGGAAAGTAATTGACCttcatgaaaaatacatgctCTATGTGACAACCTGCTTTGCTGGCCACACTCTTTTCCACAAG GCACTCAAAGAGGCATTTGAAGTATTTTGCAACAAGGTTATTGCTGGCAGCTCAAGTGCAGAGCTGTTGTCTAATTTCAGCGATAATATCCTTAAGAAGGGTGGTAGTGAAAAACTGGATGATGATGTCATTGAGGATACACTTGACAAG GTTGTAAAAGTACTTGCTTACATTAGCGACAAAGATCTTTTTGCCGAGTTCTATAG GAAAAAGCTTGCTCGTCGTCTTCTGTTCGGAACGAGTGCTAATGATGATCATGAAAGGAGTATCTTGTCGAAACTGAAACAGCAATGTGGTGGTCAGTTTACCTCAAAAATGGAGGGCATG GTGACGGATTTGCAGCTAGCAAAGGATAACCAATCCGAATTTGAGGAATTCCAGAAAAGTAATGCTCATGCTCATCCTGGGATTGACTTGACAGTTACTGTCCTTACCACTGGATTCTGGCCATCATACAAATCATTAGATTTAAACTTGCCTTCGGAGATG GTCAAGTGTGTGGAAGTTTTTAAGGAGTTCTATCAGACAAAGACTAAACACAGGAAACTCACATGGCAATACTCACTGGGTACTTGTAACGTTGTTGGGAAATTTCAAAAGAAACCTATTGAACTTGTTGTGACCACTTATCAG GCTTCTCTGTTGTTGTTATTCAATTTGTCAGATAAGTTAACTTACTCAGAAATCTTGTCACAACTGAATTTGTCGGATGATGATGTTGTAAGGCTGCTTCATTCCCTTTCATGTGCAAAATACAAGATCCTTGCAAAGGAACCTAACACGAAAACAATCTCTCAGAAGGACAGTTTTATGTTTAATGCCGAATTTACTGATAAAATGAGGAGGATCAAG GTCCCTTTGCCCCCTGTGGATGAAAAGAAGAAAGTGATTGAAGATGTTGACAAGGACAGACGATATGCTATTGATGCTTCAATTGTTAGGATTATGAAGAGTCGTAAAGTGATGCCTTATCATCAACTGTTGTCTGAATGTGTTGATCAGCTAAACAGAATGTTCAAG CCGGATTTTAAGATCATAAAGAAGAGGGTTGAAGATTTGATTACCCGGGATTATCTGGAGAGGGACGAAGACAATCCCAATACCTTTAGATACCTTGCTTAA